Below is a genomic region from Primulina eburnea isolate SZY01 chromosome 9, ASM2296580v1, whole genome shotgun sequence.
TGAAATGCTTCATGTAAGCTTTTTCCGgatggttctggtgctgcactgaaaaaataaaattctagaaGGAAAATGTATGAGGTCTAAGATTTATCTCTTCTTCTTCAATTTCCGAGGGAAAATGTTGATTAAAAGGCTCGAGATAAGGATCTTCATGTAAGTTTTTTTATcttatgtttatttttgatTATTTGACCACTCTTAATTTTAAAGAGGCGACCAATTTTAACACTCATTTTCCATTGTGACCACAATTAACGcgttttttaaaatgaaaatctTAAGTAATTTTTAAATGAAAAGTTAAAGTCTATTTTTATAAGTTTTTTTTACATGATAATTAATAGTTTACTttatatttaattgattttttttaaggcTAAACaagatattttattaataatggGATGAATTATTACAATAGTGGCTTAACAAAGAAGTAACACAATCCGGAGGTTCACTCCACACCATTGGACTAGCATAAGAACAAGAAGCTTTTGCTAGTGCATGAGCACACTCGTTCCCATGTCGCCGAATAAAACTAATTGAAAACTCGTGCTCACATCTAATTATATCTTTACAGTTTTGCACGATAGACCCAAATTctgaaggcaaaaacttgtgtgagacggtctcacgggtcgaatttgtgagacggatctcttatttgggttatccatgaaaaagtataattttttatgctaagagtattactttttattgtgaatatgggtagggttgacccgtctcacatattagtatccgtgagacggtctcacatgagacccactcaattCTGAAATACCAATGTCAGAAGATTTAATCGCCTCCACCACCAACTTTGCATCCATTTCAAAGTACACTTTCTTCAACCCCAGTCTGCGGACCCAAGATAACGCTTCAAGAAGACCCATGGCTTCACCCTCTTTAATAATAAACACCCCAACAATAACACAGGTTCGACACCTAAAAAACATACCATTTTCATCACGTAAGATGCATTCAATGCCTATCTTTTGATCGGAAGGGAAGAATGCTGCATCCACATTACACTTTATAGATAGTCAGGGTGGCTTATGCCAATCAGGATAGCCACTATCCATGCTATGTACAACAGTTTTTTCTTGGGATATTTGCTTGGCTCTCAACCAGTCACAAACGAATTCTAGTGCAAGTCGAACCATTGTGGATGGATCATTATATGTATCGTTCCAAACTTTGTTGTTTCGCTGTCGCCAAATGTTCCAGAGTACCATACAAAATTTAGATTGTTTAAATCCTTTCATCTGTGACAGCAACATGAAGAAAAGCTCAGTGAAAGAATCTGCTTTCGGTAGAGAAGACTCAATCATATCAAAAATCTTGGACTTACGCCAACAAGCTTGTGCAAACCGGCATGAGATGAATATGTGCCAATTATTTTCTATACCTTATTGCACAAACTGCATACCAGAGGCACCAggattctcttttttttttaagattgtCCTTCAAAGGTAGACAGTTTCTCCCTAGCCTCCACAAAAATATCTTCACTTTCGGCGGTAGtttttgtaacgccccagattcgacgactgtcctcactgtatcaagacgtgtcttttcagcgtgcttatgtcctcactcacacgcaccctgggaagctgtctttccaacgtgcttatgtcctcactcacacgcatctTGGGAAgcttcccagggtgcgtgtgagtgaggacataagcacgctggaaagactcgtcttggtacagtgaggacagtcgtcgaatttggggcgttacagtagtatcagagccgacctctcttattacggtgtggttcggggacgaaccaagcggaagctggtgggcatgtgaggcccggggccgaagagggcggggggtgatcaccggtgccatcagttgcacggacaatgagcggctcctggcaggcttctaggtggagggaacatgaatgaaccgacccacatgggaatgagagggattccgagactgttcaatgtaatggactgtacagttgaagagggcttaaaagatttgatttgtactactcatatcacgaaggtgcatcttcttttcggtagctcatcacataagaactctaaagttaagcgtgcttgacttggggcaattttgggatgggtgacctcctgggaagtttcttaaagtgcgtgtgagtgaggacataagcacgctggaaagaatcgtcttggtacagtgaggacattcgtcgaatctggggcattACAGTTTTAATGCCCATAATTTCTTCCATCCTTCTTGTTCTTGTATTTCTGCATTCAAGCTGATATCCATCGCCATCTTGTAACCCGACTTGACAGTATAAACTTGATTTTCTGAAGAATGCCAAATACGAACATCTTCATGGTTCGAACCCACCAGTGGAATGTTAGTTATTTGTGTGATATCCCTTTCGTTAAAGAGTTCATGTAAGAGCTCGACGTCCCATTCTTTGTGACCTGGTACCATAAGATCATGTACTAGAAAATCAGACATATCTGGGAGAGGCGGGGATTCAATCCGCATATTACTAGCTTCTCGCAACCAAGGTTCATTCCAAACCCGTATTTTCCTCCCATCTCCAATCTTCCACCTGATTCCTTTTTCAAGCAATACTCGTGAGCTCCAGATACTCTTCCAAACAAAGCTTGGATTATTCCCAAGTTTTGCATTTAAGAAATCCCCATTAGGGTAGTGTTTAGCTTTGAAAACCTTGCAAATTAGAGCATCCGGATTGGATAGAAATTTCCACCTTTTTTTCCCGAGCATGGCTAAATTGAAATTGTGGAGATCACGAAAACCAAGACCGCCAACTTCCTTGGCAGCACAAACTTTATTCCATCCTAGCCAATTCACGCTCCTTCCACCATTCTTTTTCGAACCCCACCAGGACGAGTTTAGCATCCTTTGTAGCTCATCAGCAAGTGATACATGCAATAGGAAAGTGCCCATACAGTAAGCTGGTATCGCTTGAGCCATCGCTTAAATAAGGACTTCTCTTCCAGCTTGTGAGAGTGGTTTGCCCCTCCATGCTTGAATCCTCCTCCACATTCTATCTCGTAGATACTGGAAGATCGATCTTTTCTTCCTTCCAATCAATGACGGGAGGCCAAGATAGCGTCTTGTATTGAGGGGCTGCACCACACCAAGAGTGCTTGAGATCGTGTCTTTGTTTTCCTCAGAGACATTGTTACTGAATAATATCCCTGATTTTCCAAAGTTTACAGCATGCCCAGATGCCTTCTCATAAGTGATTAAGATTTCTTTCATTGTCTTGCATTCACCTTCATTGGCTTTAAAGAAGAAAAAGCTGTCATCGGCAAATAATAAATGGCTAATCGCAGGTGCTTTCATACAAATTCTGCTCCCATGCAAAAGTCTGCTTGATTCAGCTCTCTTAATGAGCGAACGATAATCCTTCGGCACATAAGATAAAGAGCTACGGATAGAGGGGATCACCTTGGCATAAGCCTCGATATGGGATAATAGGGCCAACCAACGTATCATTACCACCACTTGATAA
It encodes:
- the LOC140840671 gene encoding uncharacterized mitochondrial protein AtMg00310-like; amino-acid sequence: MAQAIPAYCMGTFLLHVSLADELQRMLNSSWWGSKKNGGRSVNWLGWNKVCAAKEVGGLGFRDLHNFNLAMLGKKRWKFLSNPDALICKVFKAKHYPNGDFLNAKLGNNPSFVWKSIWSSRVLLEKGIRWKIGDGRKIRVWNEPWLREASNMRIESPPLPDMSDFLVHDLMVPGHKEWDVELLHELFNERDITQITNIPLVGSNHEDVRIWHSSENQVYTVKSGYKMAMDISLNAEIQEQEGWKKLWALKL